In one window of Pseudomonas chlororaphis subsp. chlororaphis DNA:
- the aac(6') gene encoding aminoglycoside 6'-N-acetyltransferase: MIRIEPCQPAHQAGWLPLRQALWPDCPAEEHRDEIASLLDDPRRYINLLAYTADGQPVGLAEASLRHDYVNGTEHSPVVFLEGLYVSAEQRRQGIAERLIDAVAQWGRDQGCVEMASDTGLENLVSQTVHKALGFEETERVVYFRKSL; the protein is encoded by the coding sequence ATGATTCGAATCGAACCCTGCCAGCCAGCCCATCAAGCGGGCTGGCTGCCGTTGCGCCAGGCGCTGTGGCCCGACTGTCCGGCCGAGGAACACCGGGACGAAATCGCCAGTTTGCTGGACGACCCGCGGCGCTATATCAACCTGCTCGCTTATACCGCCGATGGGCAGCCAGTAGGGTTGGCCGAGGCTTCGTTGCGCCACGACTACGTGAACGGCACCGAGCATTCGCCGGTGGTGTTTCTGGAGGGTTTGTATGTCAGCGCCGAACAGCGGCGCCAGGGCATTGCCGAACGACTGATCGATGCCGTCGCCCAATGGGGGCGGGATCAGGGCTGCGTGGAAATGGCTTCGGATACCGGCCTGGAAAACCTGGTGAGCCAGACCGTGCACAAGGCGCTCGGTTTCGAGGAAACCGAGCGCGTCGTGTACTTCAGGAAAAGCCTGTGA
- the gbdR gene encoding choline metabolism transcriptional regulator GbdR: MTTFNSGAQPQNRAPQSIGFLLLDNFTLISLASAVEPLRMANQLSGRELYRWTTLSVDGGQVWASDGLQITPDASMHKAPALDTVIVCGGIGIQRTVTREHVSWLQSQARQSRRLGAVCTGSWALACAGLLDGFDCSVHWECLASMQEAFPRVAMSTRLFTLDRNRFTSSGGTAPLDMMLHLISRDHGRELSAAISEMFVYERIRNEQDHQRVPLKHMLGTNQPKLQEIVALMEANLEEPIDLDELAVYVSVSRRQLERLFQKYLHCSPSRYYLKLRLIRARQLLKQTPMSIIEVASVCGFVSTPHFSKCYREYFGIPPRDERVGSNTAQQVAMMPIPQALVLAGPMSSLSQARNESTFASVRL, translated from the coding sequence ATGACGACGTTCAACTCCGGGGCTCAACCCCAGAACCGTGCGCCTCAATCCATCGGCTTTTTGCTGCTGGACAATTTCACGCTGATTTCCCTGGCGTCCGCGGTCGAACCGCTGCGCATGGCCAACCAGTTGTCCGGCCGCGAGCTGTATCGCTGGACCACCCTCAGCGTCGACGGCGGCCAGGTCTGGGCCAGTGATGGCCTGCAGATCACCCCCGACGCCTCCATGCACAAAGCCCCGGCCCTGGACACCGTGATCGTCTGCGGCGGCATCGGCATCCAGCGCACCGTGACCCGCGAACATGTGTCGTGGCTGCAAAGCCAGGCGCGCCAGTCCCGCCGTCTCGGCGCGGTCTGCACCGGCAGTTGGGCCCTGGCCTGCGCCGGCCTGCTCGACGGCTTCGATTGCAGCGTGCACTGGGAATGCCTGGCCTCGATGCAGGAAGCCTTCCCGCGGGTGGCCATGAGCACCCGTCTGTTCACCCTCGACCGCAACCGCTTCACCAGTTCCGGCGGCACCGCGCCGCTGGACATGATGCTGCACCTGATCAGCCGCGATCACGGCCGTGAACTGTCGGCGGCGATCTCGGAAATGTTCGTCTACGAACGTATCCGCAACGAGCAGGATCACCAGCGCGTGCCGCTCAAGCACATGCTCGGCACCAACCAGCCGAAACTGCAGGAAATCGTTGCGCTGATGGAAGCCAACCTGGAAGAGCCGATCGACCTTGACGAGCTGGCGGTCTACGTTTCGGTATCCCGTCGCCAGCTGGAGCGGCTGTTCCAGAAATACCTGCACTGCTCGCCATCGCGCTACTACCTGAAGCTGCGGCTGATCCGCGCCCGGCAACTGCTCAAGCAGACGCCGATGTCGATCATCGAAGTGGCTTCGGTCTGCGGTTTTGTCTCCACGCCGCACTTCTCCAAGTGCTACCGCGAGTACTTCGGCATTCCTCCGCGTGACGAACGCGTGGGCTCCAACACCGCCCAGCAGGTGGCGATGATGCCGATTCCGCAGGCGCTGGTGCTGGCTGGCCCGATGTCCTCGCTGAGCCAGGCGCGCAACGAATCGACCTTCGCCAGCGTCAGGCTGTAA